CAACGCGAAGGGGATCCGAATGGAATCGCCGAAGCGGGAGAACCGGCTCGCCAGGGAGACCAGCCCCTACCTGCTGCAGCACAAGCACAATCCGGTCGACTGGTATGCCTGGGGGGAGGAAGCCCTGGAGCGCTCCCGCCGCGAGGACCTTCCCATCCTCCTGTCGATCGGCTATTCCGCCTGCCATTGGTGCCACGTCATGGAGCGCGAGTCGTTCGAGGACGAGGCCACGGCGCGGGTGATGAACGACAGCTTCGTCTGCATCAAGGTGGATCGGGAGGAGCGTCCCGACCTGGATATGATTTATATGAACGCCGTCCAGATCATGACCGGCTCGGGAGGCTGGCCCCTCAACGTCTTCCTGACGCCGGAGCTCAAGCCCTTCTACGGCGGCACCTATTTCCCGCCCGACGAGCGCCACGGCATGCCCTCCTTCCGCGCCGTCCTGGAGCGCGTGGCCCGGGCCTACCGCGATCAGCGCGGCAAGGTCGATGCCAGCGGCGAGCAGATCCTTTCCTATGTCGACCAGATGTCGAAGGTCTCCGCCTCGCACGAGATGCTCACCGACGACCTGCTGCTCGCGGCGCTGCAGGATTTCAAGGTCCGCTTCGACGAGCGCTTCGGGGGCTGGGGCGGGTCTCCCAAGTTTCCCAACGCGGCCGGGATCGGGCTGCTGTTCCGGATCTACCGCCGGCTGCACAGCCCCGAGGCGCTGCGCATGGCGGAGCATACGCTGGAGAAGATGGCGCTCGGGGGCATCTATGATCAGATAGGCGGAGGGTTCCACCGTTACGCCACCGACTCCCGCTGGCTGGTGCCTCACTTCGAGAAGATGCTCTACGACAATGCGCTGCTGGTGCCGGCGTACCTGGAAGGCTTCCAGATCTCGGGCAATCCGCTGTTCGCCCGCATCGCCCGCGAGACGCTCGACTATGTCCTGCGGGATATGACGTCTTCCGAAGGCGGCTTCACCAGCGCCGAGGATGCCGACAGCGAAGGGGAGGAGGGAAAGTTTTATGTCTTCACTCCGGAGGAGATCCAGACGGTTGTGGGAGCGGAGGCGGCGCGGGCTGTTTGCGGGCTGCACGACGTGCGCTCGGGCGGCAACTGGGAAGGGAAATCGATCCTGAACGTTCCGCGACCGGCCGAGGAGGTGGCGCGCGAGCTGGGGATTGCGCCGGAGAGGCTCGAGGCAATCGTCGCGGAAGCGAAGCCGAAGCTGCTTGCCCAACGCGCGAAGCGGGTCCGTCCTTTGCGCGACGACAAGATCCTGACCTCCTGGAACGGCCTGATGATTTCCGCCTTCGCGCGCGGCTATCAGGTCCTGGGCGAAGCGCGCTATCTGGAGGCTGCCCGGCGCGCCGCCCGCTTCCTCCTTACCACGATGCGCAGCGGCGAGGGAGAGCTGCTCCGGACCTTCCGCCTGGGGCAGGCGAGGCTGGGCGGCTGCCTCGATGATTACGCCTTTACGGCCGCGGCACTGCTCGATCTCTACGAGAGCGATTTCGATCCGGCCTGGGTTCGCGAGGCGCGCGCCTTGATGGACCGGGCGCTGGAGCGCTTCTGGGACAAGGAGGATGGCGCCTTCTTCTTCACTCCGGCGGAGCAGAGCGATCTGGTCCTGCGCAGCAAGACCGGCTACGACGGGGCGGTGCCGGCGGGCAACTCGGTGGCGGCTTTGGCGCTGCTGCG
This genomic stretch from Candidatus Polarisedimenticolia bacterium harbors:
- a CDS encoding thioredoxin domain-containing protein; translation: MESPKRENRLARETSPYLLQHKHNPVDWYAWGEEALERSRREDLPILLSIGYSACHWCHVMERESFEDEATARVMNDSFVCIKVDREERPDLDMIYMNAVQIMTGSGGWPLNVFLTPELKPFYGGTYFPPDERHGMPSFRAVLERVARAYRDQRGKVDASGEQILSYVDQMSKVSASHEMLTDDLLLAALQDFKVRFDERFGGWGGSPKFPNAAGIGLLFRIYRRLHSPEALRMAEHTLEKMALGGIYDQIGGGFHRYATDSRWLVPHFEKMLYDNALLVPAYLEGFQISGNPLFARIARETLDYVLRDMTSSEGGFTSAEDADSEGEEGKFYVFTPEEIQTVVGAEAARAVCGLHDVRSGGNWEGKSILNVPRPAEEVARELGIAPERLEAIVAEAKPKLLAQRAKRVRPLRDDKILTSWNGLMISAFARGYQVLGEARYLEAARRAARFLLTTMRSGEGELLRTFRLGQARLGGCLDDYAFTAAALLDLYESDFDPAWVREARALMDRALERFWDKEDGAFFFTPAEQSDLVLRSKTGYDGAVPAGNSVAALALLRLKGLTGEESYADKAVAILRAYRLPMEQMPAAFNALMAALDFYLDGGREVAIVGRGPEDGRPFIEAVRRSFQPNKVVAAASEADLAEAEKVIPLLSGKVAMGGRPTGYVCEHFHCKAPATDVEMFARMLAGS